In Hydrogenovibrio thermophilus, the following are encoded in one genomic region:
- the rseP gene encoding RIP metalloprotease RseP — MTILWSIAGFIVAMGLLVAIHEWGHYIVARAFNIKVTHFSLGFGKVFYRRQMGETQFQLSVLPLGGYVRFVDEREGPVAEEDLPRAFNRQSVYRRFAVVAAGPLVNLVFAWLVFSLIYFSGITGLKPVFETVPPQTPLAKSLPKNDQAWQVLSVDDQEVLDWRAVYQQVLQALVKGKPDIVVGLQSMDGAESKTVVLTMAELDINQPKQDWLSALGFAPKYPEIRPVISRVVEGSPAEKMGLQSGDWVRRIDGQPIETWSQLVEYVRKHPGKEVELLVDRNGRAEFARGVLAQREAANGPIGTLGAAVKMDAEALSAYRVTVSYGPLASLEKGWRHTVDLVEMTLDMIKGMLIGSVSVTNLSGPVSIAEFSGKAMQSGWVAFLSLLGLLSLSLGILNLLPIPVLDGGHLFFYVIEMIKGAPVKESIEAGAQKVGLMLILGLTFFALFNDVVRISNG, encoded by the coding sequence ATGACGATACTGTGGTCAATTGCGGGGTTTATCGTGGCGATGGGGTTGCTGGTCGCGATCCATGAGTGGGGCCACTATATTGTCGCACGGGCCTTCAATATCAAAGTGACCCATTTTTCGCTGGGGTTCGGTAAGGTTTTTTACCGTCGTCAAATGGGCGAAACCCAGTTTCAATTGAGCGTGTTGCCACTGGGTGGTTACGTTCGATTTGTGGACGAACGAGAAGGTCCTGTGGCGGAAGAGGACTTGCCGAGAGCCTTTAATCGCCAAAGCGTTTATCGCCGCTTTGCAGTGGTGGCTGCCGGCCCGTTGGTAAATTTGGTGTTTGCCTGGTTGGTGTTTTCATTGATTTATTTTTCCGGTATTACCGGTTTGAAGCCGGTGTTTGAAACGGTGCCGCCTCAAACGCCGTTGGCGAAAAGCTTGCCGAAAAACGACCAGGCCTGGCAGGTTTTGTCGGTTGATGACCAAGAAGTGCTGGATTGGCGTGCGGTGTATCAACAGGTGTTACAGGCACTGGTTAAAGGTAAACCGGATATTGTTGTCGGTCTGCAATCCATGGATGGTGCGGAATCCAAGACGGTGGTTTTGACGATGGCTGAACTGGATATCAATCAGCCGAAACAGGATTGGCTCTCGGCGCTGGGTTTTGCGCCGAAATACCCGGAAATACGCCCGGTCATCAGTCGCGTGGTGGAGGGTTCTCCGGCCGAGAAAATGGGCTTGCAGAGTGGTGATTGGGTTCGCCGAATTGATGGTCAGCCGATTGAAACTTGGTCGCAATTAGTGGAATATGTGCGCAAACATCCGGGTAAAGAAGTAGAATTGCTGGTCGACCGGAATGGCCGGGCTGAATTTGCTCGGGGGGTATTGGCGCAAAGAGAGGCGGCTAATGGTCCAATCGGAACACTGGGCGCAGCCGTAAAAATGGATGCTGAAGCTCTGAGTGCTTATCGTGTGACGGTGTCTTACGGTCCCTTGGCGTCTTTGGAAAAAGGTTGGCGTCATACCGTTGATTTGGTGGAAATGACGCTGGACATGATTAAAGGTATGTTGATCGGTAGTGTATCGGTCACGAACCTGTCCGGCCCCGTGAGCATTGCCGAGTTTTCCGGTAAAGCCATGCAGTCCGGTTGGGTGGCTTTTTTAAGTTTGCTGGGGCTGCTCAGTTTGAGTTTGGGCATTTTGAACTTGCTGCCGATTCCGGTTCTGGATGGTGGGCACTTGTTCTTTTATGTAATTGAAATGATTAAAGGGGCGCCGGTTAAGGAATCGATTGAAGCCGGTGCACAAAAAGTTGGCCTGATGTTGATTTTAGGACTGACGTTTTTTGCTTTATTTAATGATGTGGTACGAATTTCGAATGGTTAA
- a CDS encoding phosphatidate cytidylyltransferase — protein sequence MLMQRVITASLLFFLVGGLLFYGNDQAWAFFVLLATFLCGWEWAGLARIQSQATRVVYGALVASAAGLVFSINSPLLWLWLTLVIMAVMATMVMIYQWSAGQYLVKSKAAILVLGVLVLANFASILIEFLSVLSSAILLLSLFVVWAIDTGAYFAGRRFGRRKLAVHVSPGKTWEGVYGGALLAFVIAVIGLNWLQPVLQLSYGSVALIFSGLALFSIFGDLFESLLKRQADLKDSSQLLPGHGGLLDRVDSLLVAVPMFFFVWQWILA from the coding sequence ATGTTGATGCAACGCGTGATTACAGCCAGTTTACTGTTCTTTCTGGTGGGCGGCCTGTTATTTTACGGAAACGACCAGGCCTGGGCGTTTTTTGTCTTATTGGCGACTTTTTTATGCGGTTGGGAATGGGCCGGTTTAGCTCGCATTCAATCTCAGGCGACGCGAGTCGTTTATGGCGCATTGGTGGCGTCAGCCGCAGGGTTGGTGTTTAGCATCAACAGTCCGTTGCTGTGGTTGTGGCTGACGCTGGTGATTATGGCGGTGATGGCGACCATGGTCATGATTTATCAATGGAGCGCCGGGCAATATCTGGTTAAATCGAAAGCGGCGATTTTGGTATTGGGTGTGCTGGTGCTGGCCAACTTTGCCAGTATCTTAATCGAATTTTTATCGGTGCTGTCGTCTGCGATTTTGTTGTTGAGCCTATTTGTGGTCTGGGCCATTGATACCGGGGCCTATTTTGCCGGCCGGCGTTTTGGACGACGCAAGCTGGCGGTGCATGTCAGTCCTGGCAAAACCTGGGAAGGCGTGTACGGCGGAGCCTTGCTTGCCTTTGTCATTGCTGTGATCGGTTTGAATTGGCTACAACCGGTATTGCAGTTGTCTTATGGTAGCGTGGCGTTGATTTTTTCAGGGTTGGCGTTGTTTTCGATTTTCGGTGATTTATTTGAAAGTCTGCTGAAACGGCAGGCTGATTTAAAAGACAGCAGTCAATTACTGCCTGGTCATGGCGGTTTACTGGATCGGGTTGACAGTTTGTTGGTGGCGGTTCCGATGTTCTTTTTCGTTTGGCAGTGGATTTTGGCATGA
- a CDS encoding isoprenyl transferase: MLLSQRQTNPNIPKHIAIIMDGNGRWAKQRFLPRFVGHQKGVNAVKRVVKRCGEIGVESLTLFAFSTENWKRPEEEVNKLMGLFLMALQKEVSKLNDNNVRLRVIGDRSAFSEEIQAHIEKAETLTAKNTALTLNIAANYGGRWDIVQAVKAWQAAHPDQSAADLTEAELSQYVCLADQAVPDLLIRTGGEQRVSNFLIWQMAYAELYFSDELWPDFNEASIDQAVASFQSRERRFGKTSEQVASLC; encoded by the coding sequence ATGCTTTTGAGTCAACGCCAAACGAATCCCAATATCCCGAAACACATCGCCATTATCATGGATGGAAATGGACGCTGGGCGAAGCAGCGCTTTCTGCCGCGTTTTGTTGGTCATCAAAAAGGCGTCAATGCCGTTAAGCGGGTTGTGAAGCGTTGCGGTGAAATTGGCGTGGAGTCGTTGACACTGTTTGCTTTCAGTACCGAAAACTGGAAACGCCCGGAAGAAGAAGTGAATAAGTTGATGGGCTTGTTCCTGATGGCGTTGCAGAAAGAAGTGTCGAAGTTAAACGATAACAATGTTCGGTTACGGGTCATTGGCGACCGTTCAGCGTTCAGTGAGGAAATTCAAGCGCATATCGAAAAAGCGGAGACATTGACGGCCAAAAATACGGCGCTGACACTGAATATCGCCGCCAATTACGGCGGGCGTTGGGATATTGTTCAGGCTGTAAAGGCTTGGCAGGCTGCGCACCCTGACCAGTCGGCGGCCGATTTAACCGAGGCCGAGCTGTCGCAATATGTGTGTCTCGCCGATCAGGCGGTTCCTGATTTATTGATTCGAACTGGCGGTGAGCAGCGCGTCAGTAATTTCCTGATTTGGCAAATGGCATATGCCGAGCTGTATTTTTCCGATGAGCTTTGGCCGGACTTCAATGAAGCTTCCATCGATCAAGCGGTCGCATCTTTTCAAAGCCGTGAACGCCGTTTCGGTAAAACCAGCGAGCAGGTGGCCTCTTTATGTTGA
- the frr gene encoding ribosome recycling factor translates to MLDEIFDDANERMKKSVENLESNFAKIRTGRAHPSILDSIKVDYYGSEVPVSQVANVNVEDARTLTVQPWEQAMVAVVEKAIMTSDLGINPVTNGNMMRIPMPPLTEERRKEFIKMARAEAEQAKVAVRNIRRDANADFKSLNKDKEITDDELRQAEDQIQKATDAHVTEIDAMLAEKEASLMEI, encoded by the coding sequence ATGTTGGATGAAATTTTTGATGATGCAAATGAAAGGATGAAAAAGTCGGTTGAGAATCTGGAGAGCAATTTTGCCAAGATTCGCACCGGGCGTGCTCATCCGAGCATTTTGGATTCGATTAAGGTTGATTATTACGGTTCGGAAGTGCCTGTCAGTCAAGTCGCGAACGTGAATGTTGAAGATGCACGTACCCTGACGGTTCAGCCTTGGGAGCAGGCGATGGTGGCCGTGGTTGAAAAAGCGATCATGACATCTGACCTGGGGATTAACCCGGTGACGAACGGTAATATGATGCGTATTCCGATGCCGCCATTGACCGAAGAGAGACGGAAAGAATTCATCAAAATGGCGCGTGCCGAAGCCGAGCAGGCTAAAGTGGCGGTGCGTAACATTCGTCGTGATGCCAATGCCGATTTCAAATCCTTGAACAAGGATAAAGAAATCACCGACGACGAGTTGCGTCAAGCGGAAGATCAAATCCAAAAAGCAACGGACGCGCATGTGACGGAAATCGATGCAATGCTGGCGGAAAAAGAAGCCAGCTTGATGGAAATTTAA
- the pyrH gene encoding UMP kinase, protein MSLKYERVLLKFSGEALMGDGQFGLDAQTLRQVVSEVKALRELGVEVGLVVGGGNIFRGAQIMGSGIQRTTGDQMGMMATVINALALRDVIEDMEMPAVIYSAMGIEGVSHGFNANHVKKGLAEGQVAIFAAGTGSPFFTTDTAAALRGIEIDADIVLKATKVDGIYTADPAKDPTAERLAELSYDDVIQKNLQVMDMTAFVLCRDHKMPIRVFDMFKKDAVIRIVKGEDEGTLVH, encoded by the coding sequence ATGTCATTGAAATATGAACGAGTGTTGCTGAAATTCAGCGGTGAAGCTCTGATGGGCGACGGTCAGTTTGGTCTGGATGCACAGACATTGCGTCAAGTGGTTTCGGAAGTCAAAGCCTTGCGAGAGCTAGGGGTGGAAGTCGGTCTGGTGGTCGGTGGCGGTAATATTTTTCGTGGTGCTCAGATTATGGGTTCCGGTATTCAACGGACCACAGGTGACCAAATGGGCATGATGGCAACCGTCATTAATGCTTTGGCATTGCGTGACGTGATTGAAGACATGGAGATGCCGGCGGTGATTTATTCCGCAATGGGCATTGAAGGGGTCTCGCATGGCTTTAATGCAAACCATGTGAAAAAAGGCCTGGCCGAGGGGCAGGTGGCCATTTTTGCGGCGGGGACCGGGAGTCCTTTCTTTACGACCGATACGGCGGCCGCGTTACGCGGCATTGAGATTGATGCCGACATCGTTTTGAAAGCCACGAAAGTGGACGGGATTTATACGGCGGATCCGGCAAAAGACCCCACAGCTGAGCGTTTGGCCGAATTGAGTTACGATGATGTGATTCAAAAAAACCTTCAAGTCATGGATATGACGGCATTTGTGTTGTGTCGTGACCATAAAATGCCGATCCGGGTGTTTGATATGTTCAAAAAAGATGCGGTGATTCGAATTGTCAAAGGTGAAGATGAAGGCACTTTGGTGCACTGA
- the tsf gene encoding translation elongation factor Ts yields the protein MAVTASMVKELREMTGAGMMDCKKALGETDGNMEEAVEFLRKKGMAGADKKAGRTAAEGVIAIAVSDDQKKAAIVEVNCETDFVAKGDEFKTFADEIAAIVLATGQVDIDALMGEKMANGQTIDEKRREMIGKIGENMAVRRIELVESNGTIGQYQHGEKIGVVVAMNGGDDALTRDVAMHIAAAKPAAISADDVDAEVLEKERKFQIEQAQDSGKPADIIEKMIEGRMRKYLQEITLLGQAFVKDPDQTVEKLLKASDASVTNFVRLEVGEGIEIEETNFADEVAAAAAAVKG from the coding sequence ATGGCTGTTACTGCATCTATGGTAAAAGAACTGCGTGAAATGACTGGCGCAGGCATGATGGATTGTAAAAAAGCGTTGGGTGAAACCGACGGCAATATGGAAGAAGCGGTTGAGTTTCTTCGTAAAAAAGGGATGGCTGGCGCGGATAAGAAAGCCGGTCGTACAGCGGCGGAAGGCGTTATCGCGATTGCCGTTTCCGATGATCAGAAAAAAGCAGCGATCGTTGAAGTGAACTGTGAAACCGACTTCGTGGCGAAAGGTGATGAGTTTAAAACCTTTGCGGATGAAATTGCGGCCATCGTTTTGGCAACTGGTCAGGTTGATATTGATGCGTTGATGGGTGAAAAAATGGCCAATGGTCAAACCATCGACGAAAAACGTCGTGAAATGATCGGTAAAATCGGTGAAAACATGGCGGTTCGTCGTATCGAGTTGGTTGAATCAAACGGTACCATCGGTCAATACCAGCACGGCGAGAAAATCGGTGTAGTGGTTGCGATGAACGGTGGTGATGACGCCTTGACGCGTGACGTGGCGATGCACATCGCGGCTGCAAAGCCAGCGGCGATTTCAGCCGACGACGTGGATGCGGAAGTATTGGAAAAAGAGCGTAAGTTCCAAATCGAACAAGCTCAGGACTCCGGTAAGCCAGCCGACATTATTGAAAAAATGATCGAAGGTCGTATGCGTAAGTATCTTCAAGAGATCACTTTGTTGGGTCAGGCGTTTGTTAAAGACCCAGATCAAACTGTTGAGAAGCTATTGAAAGCCTCTGACGCTTCTGTTACCAACTTCGTGCGTTTGGAAGTCGGTGAAGGGATCGAGATTGAAGAAACCAACTTCGCGGATGAAGTGGCTGCGGCCGCGGCTGCGGTGAAGGGCTAA
- the rpsB gene encoding 30S ribosomal protein S2, whose amino-acid sequence MAKVTMRQMLEAGVHFGHQTRYWNPKMGEYIFGARNKIHIINLEKTLPMFNDALNFLGGIAANKGTVLFVGTKRAAGDLVAEEAKRCGMPYVNHRWLGGMLTNFKTIKQSIKNLKDLETQEQDGTFEKITKKEALMRSRQKDKLELSLGGIKDMRAMPDAIFVIDTGNEKIAIQEAKNLGIPVVGVVDTNNDPNGLDYVIPGNDDAVRAVSLYLSSVADAIIEGKGSITTASESDEFVEEQAEA is encoded by the coding sequence ATGGCTAAAGTCACTATGCGCCAAATGTTGGAAGCGGGTGTTCACTTCGGACACCAAACACGTTATTGGAACCCTAAAATGGGTGAGTACATTTTCGGTGCTCGCAACAAGATTCACATCATCAACCTGGAAAAAACCTTGCCGATGTTCAACGATGCTTTGAACTTCCTAGGCGGTATCGCAGCGAACAAAGGAACGGTATTGTTCGTTGGTACGAAGCGTGCGGCAGGCGATTTGGTTGCGGAAGAAGCGAAGCGTTGCGGAATGCCTTACGTGAACCACCGTTGGTTGGGTGGTATGTTGACCAACTTTAAAACCATCAAACAATCCATCAAAAACCTGAAAGACCTTGAGACCCAGGAACAAGACGGTACTTTTGAAAAAATCACTAAAAAAGAAGCGTTGATGCGCTCCCGTCAAAAAGACAAGCTGGAATTGTCCTTGGGTGGTATCAAAGATATGCGTGCCATGCCGGATGCGATTTTCGTGATCGATACCGGAAATGAAAAAATCGCTATCCAAGAAGCGAAAAACCTAGGGATTCCAGTTGTCGGTGTTGTTGATACCAATAACGATCCAAACGGTCTGGATTATGTGATTCCGGGTAATGATGATGCGGTTCGTGCCGTATCTTTGTACCTTTCTTCAGTGGCGGATGCCATTATTGAAGGAAAAGGCTCTATCACAACCGCTTCTGAAAGCGACGAGTTCGTCGAAGAGCAAGCGGAAGCTTAA
- the map gene encoding type I methionyl aminopeptidase, translated as MAIKIKTEQELEKLRVAGKLAADVLVMIEPYVKPGVSTGELNDIMAKYMTDVQGTVSATLGYHGFPSESCISVNDVVCHGIPDHDKKLKNGDIVNIDVTVIKDGYYGDNSMMYEVGEVKPFAHRLCRVAHECMWLGIEAVKPGATLYDVAEAIETHAHNNHFSVVKEYCGHGIGSEFHEEPQVVHYTQPELKDIVLQPGMVFTIEPMINQGKANVKTLGPNKKHPGNTIFPVKTADRKLSAQWEHMLAVTDDGYEIMTLRPGEEPVLP; from the coding sequence ATGGCCATCAAAATCAAAACCGAACAGGAACTCGAAAAACTGCGCGTCGCCGGAAAACTGGCCGCCGATGTACTTGTGATGATTGAACCCTATGTCAAACCCGGTGTTTCCACCGGCGAACTCAATGACATCATGGCCAAGTACATGACCGATGTTCAAGGAACGGTTTCCGCCACTCTGGGCTACCACGGCTTCCCGTCGGAAAGCTGCATCTCCGTCAACGACGTAGTTTGCCACGGCATTCCCGACCACGACAAAAAGCTGAAAAACGGCGACATCGTCAATATCGACGTCACCGTCATCAAAGACGGTTATTACGGTGACAACAGCATGATGTACGAAGTCGGCGAGGTCAAACCGTTCGCACACCGTTTGTGTCGCGTGGCCCATGAATGCATGTGGCTCGGCATTGAAGCCGTCAAACCGGGCGCCACTCTATACGATGTGGCCGAGGCCATTGAAACCCATGCCCACAACAATCATTTTTCCGTGGTCAAAGAATACTGCGGCCACGGCATCGGTTCCGAATTCCACGAAGAGCCTCAGGTCGTGCACTATACGCAGCCCGAACTGAAAGACATTGTCTTACAACCGGGCATGGTGTTCACCATCGAACCGATGATCAACCAAGGTAAAGCCAACGTTAAAACACTGGGGCCGAACAAAAAACACCCGGGCAATACCATTTTTCCGGTCAAAACGGCCGACCGAAAACTTTCCGCACAGTGGGAACACATGCTAGCCGTCACCGACGATGGTTACGAAATTATGACATTACGTCCCGGCGAAGAACCTGTCTTGCCTTAA
- the glnD gene encoding [protein-PII] uridylyltransferase: MPSDTPATTPDNNESSIPSFIYQLTHAERNQSLSAGKDLLKEFNEQQFTKFDQGRSIEALIKERTSFIDQLLKKIWQHFFPKDGDHRLTLIAVGGYGRGELQPYSDIDLLILGESYEAHQQTIIEFITYLWDLGFEVGHAVRNLEECIESGKENVSTATNLLEARWLSGDYEQFSALQNLFNLKTFWPSQEFFEAKLEEQARRHKRYHNTLYQLEPNIKESPGGLRDIQTILWVAKRHFGASSLQELMQHNFITLHEFQEIQAAYLYLNRIRFALHRLKKRHEDRLLFDNQQQLAEKLYPNLSSDDSVKAVEAFMKPYYQNVHIVARLNEILLQHFKEEIFRTSEDHIEQINPRFRIVNNYLDVTKTNLFEKNPTALLEIFIIIENYQHLIQGIRSRTIRLIRNNLHLIDDQFRSDPINKALFIEIFRQPKGVNAALKRMYAYGILSAYLPSFKKISGLMQFNIFHAYTVDEHTILVIRNLRRFFINQYAYEFPTAHQIAKQLCKPEILLLAGLFHDIAKGRNGAHEKLGAIDAKEFSFKHNLNKNDTELLSWLVLRHLDFSYVAQKKDLSDPEVIAQFAEKVGTQERLDYLYLLTLADVRSTSDDVWNDWKNQLFLQLYHNTTQALDATSTLPRDRAKQAIFNKEKASEFLKSKGLTPPEFQTFWQSFEQTDFFNRQSPGEIARITEALHDESEDEINVHLQPTTSRGATELIIYMHDRDYLFAQFTQILDKLGLNIVEAKIYSGSDNMTLVIIYLLNHESLSITDDMILAEIEDTLKYQLFLKADSTPQPQPEPRRTRAFHTPTEIQFQELNEELTELSITTKDIPGLLARIGQAFKSCQIRVHDAKINTVGEKAEDVFMISSTSNHSIHSHHTQEALKAALLDNIEP; encoded by the coding sequence ATGCCGAGTGACACGCCTGCCACCACGCCCGACAACAACGAAAGCTCGATTCCCAGCTTCATTTACCAGCTGACGCATGCGGAACGCAACCAATCCCTGAGTGCGGGAAAAGACTTGCTGAAAGAATTCAACGAACAGCAATTCACTAAATTTGATCAGGGCCGCTCCATCGAAGCACTGATCAAAGAACGCACGTCCTTCATCGACCAGTTACTGAAAAAAATCTGGCAGCATTTTTTTCCGAAGGACGGCGACCACCGGCTGACCTTGATTGCCGTCGGCGGCTACGGCCGTGGTGAGCTGCAACCCTACTCCGATATCGACCTGTTGATTCTCGGCGAATCTTACGAAGCCCACCAACAAACCATCATCGAATTCATCACCTATTTATGGGACTTGGGATTCGAAGTCGGCCACGCAGTACGCAACCTGGAAGAATGCATCGAATCCGGGAAGGAAAACGTCTCCACCGCCACCAATCTACTCGAAGCGCGCTGGTTATCAGGGGATTACGAACAGTTCTCAGCCCTGCAAAACCTCTTCAACCTCAAAACCTTCTGGCCCAGCCAAGAGTTTTTCGAAGCCAAACTGGAAGAGCAAGCACGCCGCCATAAACGCTATCACAACACCCTGTACCAGCTGGAACCCAACATCAAAGAAAGTCCCGGCGGCTTGCGCGACATCCAGACCATTCTCTGGGTGGCTAAACGTCACTTCGGCGCCAGCTCCCTGCAGGAACTGATGCAACACAATTTCATCACCCTGCACGAATTTCAAGAAATTCAAGCGGCTTACCTCTACCTCAACCGCATTCGCTTTGCCCTGCACCGTTTGAAAAAACGTCATGAAGACCGTTTACTGTTCGACAACCAGCAACAACTCGCGGAAAAACTGTACCCCAACCTGTCCAGCGACGACAGTGTCAAGGCGGTCGAAGCTTTCATGAAACCCTATTATCAGAACGTGCATATTGTGGCACGTCTGAATGAAATCCTGTTACAGCATTTTAAAGAAGAAATTTTCCGCACCAGCGAAGACCACATCGAACAGATCAACCCACGTTTCCGTATCGTCAACAACTACCTTGATGTCACCAAAACCAATTTGTTCGAAAAAAACCCAACGGCACTGCTGGAAATTTTCATCATCATCGAAAACTACCAACATCTGATTCAGGGAATTCGTTCGCGCACCATCCGCTTGATTCGCAACAACCTGCACTTGATCGACGACCAGTTCCGCTCCGACCCGATCAACAAGGCGTTATTCATTGAAATTTTCCGCCAACCGAAAGGCGTCAATGCCGCACTCAAACGCATGTATGCTTATGGCATTTTGAGCGCTTACTTGCCGAGTTTCAAAAAAATTTCCGGTTTAATGCAGTTTAATATCTTTCACGCCTACACTGTTGATGAACATACCATTTTAGTTATCCGAAACCTGCGGCGTTTCTTCATCAACCAGTACGCTTACGAGTTCCCGACTGCGCACCAAATCGCCAAACAATTGTGCAAACCGGAGATTCTCTTACTGGCCGGTTTATTCCACGACATTGCCAAAGGCCGTAACGGCGCACACGAAAAACTCGGTGCCATTGATGCCAAGGAATTCAGCTTCAAACACAACCTGAACAAAAACGATACCGAACTCCTCAGCTGGCTGGTATTGCGCCACTTGGATTTCTCCTACGTTGCCCAGAAAAAAGATTTGTCCGACCCGGAAGTCATCGCTCAGTTCGCCGAAAAGGTCGGCACACAGGAACGCCTGGACTATCTCTACCTGCTGACGTTGGCGGATGTGCGCTCCACCTCGGATGATGTTTGGAACGACTGGAAAAACCAACTTTTCCTACAGCTTTACCACAACACCACCCAGGCATTGGACGCCACGTCGACCTTGCCGAGAGACCGTGCCAAACAAGCGATTTTCAATAAAGAAAAAGCCAGCGAATTTTTGAAGAGCAAAGGCCTGACACCACCGGAATTCCAAACCTTCTGGCAGTCGTTTGAACAAACCGATTTTTTCAACCGCCAAAGCCCCGGCGAAATCGCGCGCATCACCGAAGCGTTGCACGATGAAAGCGAAGATGAAATCAACGTACACCTGCAACCGACGACCTCTCGCGGCGCCACCGAATTGATTATTTACATGCACGACCGTGATTACCTCTTCGCGCAATTCACCCAGATTCTTGACAAACTCGGCCTGAACATCGTGGAAGCGAAAATCTACTCCGGCTCCGACAACATGACGCTGGTGATTATCTATCTGCTTAACCACGAAAGCCTGTCGATTACCGACGACATGATTCTGGCGGAAATCGAGGACACGCTGAAATACCAATTATTCCTGAAAGCGGACAGCACCCCGCAGCCGCAGCCGGAGCCCAGACGGACGCGAGCTTTCCACACGCCGACCGAAATTCAATTCCAAGAGTTGAATGAAGAGCTCACGGAACTGAGCATCACCACTAAAGACATCCCCGGCCTGCTGGCCCGCATCGGCCAAGCCTTCAAAAGCTGCCAGATTCGCGTACACGACGCCAAAATCAATACGGTAGGTGAAAAGGCGGAAGACGTCTTTATGATCAGTTCAACCAGCAACCACTCGATTCATTCCCATCATACGCAGGAAGCGTTAAAGGCCGCCCTGCTGGATAATATCGAACCTTAG
- a CDS encoding VOC family protein codes for MARVIGLDHVSILVSDAEASLHFYQGLLGLSVLERPDLGFPGYWLDLFNGQSLHIMQLPNPSSGSERPEHGGRDFHFALRVDSIVDYETHLQQHGLTYTRSRSGRKALFIKDLDDNAFELFEVSSSV; via the coding sequence ATGGCCAGAGTCATTGGGTTGGATCACGTCAGTATCCTGGTTTCGGATGCGGAGGCCAGTTTACATTTTTACCAGGGGTTGTTGGGTTTGTCGGTTCTGGAAAGGCCGGATTTGGGCTTTCCGGGCTACTGGTTGGATTTATTCAATGGCCAAAGTCTGCATATTATGCAATTACCGAACCCGAGTAGTGGGTCTGAACGGCCTGAACATGGTGGGCGGGATTTTCACTTTGCACTCCGAGTGGATTCGATTGTCGATTATGAAACGCACTTGCAACAACATGGTTTGACCTATACACGGAGTCGTTCCGGTCGAAAAGCCTTGTTTATCAAAGATTTGGATGATAACGCGTTTGAATTGTTTGAAGTCAGTTCGAGTGTGTAA
- a CDS encoding DapH/DapD/GlmU-related protein, with protein MTIKRIGHRYSDAKTGATLDVWFPRSNKEIARNCLALKAGIIKSDFVTVEIASVDDAPTSAEDAYLRLHLLSECAYKPHDINLDGVFGLLTNVAWTSAGPVLPSEVENLREAIADEPIQLTITSIDKFPRMVDYVIPEGVRIGDADRVRLGAHLAPGTTIMHEGFCNFNAGTLGNSMVEGRISAGVIVGENTDIGGGASIMGTLSGGGKQVISMGQRNLLGANAGLGISLGDDCIIESGLYLTAGTKVKMPDGSIVSARDLSGQSKLLFRRHSQTGQVQAIMTDGTVWGGLNEALHSND; from the coding sequence ATGACTATCAAACGAATCGGCCATCGTTATAGCGATGCGAAAACGGGTGCAACTTTAGATGTATGGTTTCCACGTTCAAACAAAGAAATCGCGCGTAATTGTCTGGCGTTGAAGGCCGGCATCATTAAAAGCGATTTTGTGACGGTCGAGATCGCTTCGGTGGACGATGCACCGACGTCAGCGGAAGACGCGTATTTGCGTCTGCATTTGTTGTCGGAATGCGCTTATAAGCCGCATGACATCAATTTGGACGGCGTCTTCGGCCTGTTGACCAATGTGGCTTGGACCAGTGCCGGGCCGGTGTTGCCTTCTGAGGTGGAGAATCTACGTGAAGCGATTGCCGACGAGCCGATTCAATTGACGATCACTTCGATTGACAAGTTCCCGCGTATGGTGGATTACGTGATTCCGGAAGGGGTACGTATCGGGGATGCGGACCGTGTTCGTTTGGGTGCGCATTTGGCACCGGGTACCACCATTATGCATGAAGGCTTCTGTAACTTTAATGCCGGCACTCTGGGTAACTCCATGGTGGAAGGCCGTATCAGTGCCGGAGTGATTGTGGGTGAAAACACCGATATCGGTGGTGGCGCTTCAATTATGGGTACCTTGTCCGGAGGTGGTAAACAAGTCATTTCCATGGGCCAACGTAACCTGCTGGGTGCGAATGCCGGTTTGGGGATTTCTTTGGGCGATGATTGCATTATTGAATCCGGTTTGTACTTGACGGCTGGCACCAAGGTTAAGATGCCGGACGGTTCGATTGTATCGGCCCGTGATTTGTCCGGTCAATCCAAGCTGTTGTTCCGTCGTCATAGTCAAACCGGTCAGGTGCAGGCAATTATGACGGACGGTACGGTTTGGGGCGGTTTGAACGAAGCGCTTCACAGTAACGACTGA